The Chiloscyllium punctatum isolate Juve2018m chromosome 28, sChiPun1.3, whole genome shotgun sequence genome includes a region encoding these proteins:
- the LOC140453885 gene encoding dedicator of cytokinesis protein 1-like yields MPLVQELTTTLREWGVIWHQLYLSGNKAMFYHVRDMTYSLIEGRSQILSGTLPKDELTELKSKVIAKIDYGNRILGLDLVVRDENGNVQDPDLTSTISLFKAHEAVSRGINERIQEEKQDPTNTSQGSSLNPFTRAAHKSNLG; encoded by the exons ATGCCCCTGGTCCAGGAGCTCACTACCACCCTGCGGGAGTGGGGGGTCATCTGGCACCAGCTGTACCTG AGCGGTAACAAGGCCATGTTCTACCACGTGCGAGATATGACGTACAGTCTGATCGAGGGCCGCTCCCAGATCCTGTCGGGAACGTTGCCGAAGGATGAGCTGACAGAGCTGAAGAGCAAGGTCATTGCCAAGATCGACTACGGGAACAG AATCCTGGGACTCGACCTGGTCGTTCGGGACGAAAACGGAAACGTCCAGGATCCAGACCTGACCAGCACCATCTCGCTGTTCAAAGCCCACGAGGCCGTCTCGAGGGGTATCAACGAGAGGATTCAGGAAGAGAAG caagatcccacaaacaccaGCCAGGGCAGCAGCTTAAATCCTTTCACTCGTGCTGCCCATAAGTCGAATCTCGGCTAA